The following proteins are co-located in the Deltaproteobacteria bacterium HGW-Deltaproteobacteria-2 genome:
- a CDS encoding sigma-54-dependent Fis family transcriptional regulator, whose protein sequence is MRGQVKEASSKSRKILIIDDEEVIRDGCQQVLTRKGYHVDCAGDAVNGLQMGLKNSYDLILLDVRMPNVSGMDILKKLKEEKNVSAKVIIVTGFGTIPLAVEAMRQGAFNFLTKPYSAAELNEAVSVALKDDEPCGNEQNLALLIGSSDYMKELKDSIRRIAQTDSTVLITGLSGTGKELVARTIHQLSKRSDKPFIPVDCSSLAENLMESELFGHVKGAFSGATESREGRFQMADTGTLFLDEISNINLNIQAKLLRVIQEQEVPRVGKSSPEKVDVRLIAATNRDLHAEIVAGKFREDLFYRLSVVPLDIKPLKEHKADIIPVAEHYIDHYQKKHKSKVRHLSEEAKKSLLSYKWPGNVRELKNTIERLCVLCDQETVNLSDIFYYGQGEGAKTPVVDSSSGRVTLVDVEKEHIEKALKHFHFQINKTAEFLGINRKTLRIKIRNFNIKTEH, encoded by the coding sequence ATGAGGGGGCAAGTGAAAGAAGCGTCAAGCAAAAGCAGGAAAATTCTTATTATTGATGATGAAGAAGTCATCCGGGACGGATGTCAGCAGGTTCTTACGCGCAAAGGATATCATGTCGATTGTGCAGGAGATGCTGTCAACGGTCTGCAGATGGGACTGAAAAATTCCTATGACTTGATTTTACTGGACGTCAGAATGCCCAACGTGAGCGGAATGGATATCCTGAAGAAACTGAAAGAAGAAAAAAATGTATCCGCCAAAGTCATTATCGTCACCGGCTTCGGGACAATACCGCTGGCGGTGGAAGCAATGCGTCAAGGCGCATTCAATTTTCTCACAAAGCCATATTCTGCTGCTGAACTCAACGAAGCGGTAAGCGTTGCGCTAAAGGATGATGAACCATGCGGCAACGAACAAAACCTTGCCCTGCTCATTGGATCTAGCGACTACATGAAAGAACTCAAAGATTCAATCAGGCGCATTGCGCAGACCGACAGCACTGTTTTAATTACCGGATTGAGCGGCACCGGAAAAGAACTTGTAGCGCGCACCATTCACCAATTAAGCAAGCGGTCCGACAAGCCATTTATACCTGTTGATTGTTCGTCACTGGCTGAAAATCTAATGGAGAGCGAACTTTTCGGACATGTCAAGGGCGCTTTCAGCGGTGCCACGGAATCACGCGAAGGCCGGTTCCAGATGGCGGATACAGGGACTTTATTTCTTGACGAAATTTCCAATATCAATTTGAATATTCAGGCAAAGTTGTTGCGGGTGATTCAGGAACAGGAAGTCCCGCGGGTAGGCAAATCATCGCCCGAAAAAGTTGATGTACGGTTAATAGCGGCAACCAACAGGGATTTACATGCTGAAATCGTAGCGGGAAAATTCAGGGAAGACCTGTTTTACCGTCTCTCAGTTGTTCCTTTGGATATAAAGCCTCTGAAAGAGCACAAGGCGGATATCATTCCTGTCGCCGAGCATTATATCGATCATTATCAAAAAAAGCATAAGAGCAAAGTACGACACCTTTCTGAAGAAGCAAAAAAATCGCTATTGTCATACAAATGGCCCGGAAACGTCAGAGAACTGAAAAATACCATCGAACGTTTGTGCGTCCTTTGCGACCAGGAAACAGTAAATTTATCAGATATTTTTTACTATGGTCAGGGTGAAGGAGCAAAAACACCGGTGGTGGATTCTTCTTCAGGCAGGGTAACCCTAGTCGATGTCGAAAAAGAGCACATCGAAAAGGCTCTTAAACACTTCCATTTTCAGATTAACAAAACGGCAGAATTCCTCGGTATCAACAGAAAGACTCTGAGAATAAAAATACGCAACTTCAATATAAAGACAGAGCATTAA